In Aythya fuligula isolate bAytFul2 chromosome 14, bAytFul2.pri, whole genome shotgun sequence, the following proteins share a genomic window:
- the SEC24A gene encoding protein transport protein Sec24A, with the protein MAQPAGPAAACRAQGAGRQPYSNGPVQNQMMHSSDAQGYNPAVPGSYSHQKVPPHQPSGQYNYSGSPNVSQFNSYQGPGQTLNRPPVAPLSGSPVQQTGPVPQVPPPALQNSAAISSAGSFPPGAGPPMLSNWQYSQSALSHPAGTPTSHLAHGTGTGSAQPSPSLSGNTNPPGSYQYAASPGGPSLQNSYMKPGSAPPPVTQPLTPLHPPRPPLGPPPVGGPPLIRPSTLTAGPPNAQPLLNSAANQEGDATSAASDGSAVQNSYDAIEGGGLMATPHPSPAPPNLKMNRNVGYSYPALPPGYQNTSPPGAPGMQASALQYPDGSKHFHQPPLGTNHLTASMGSLSLQQEGLRPVNLLQERNILPTTILQAPVPNLHEDIQKLNCNPELFRCTLTNIPQTQALLNKAKLPLGLLLHPFKDLSQLPVVTSSTIVRCRSCRTYINPFVSFLDQRRWKCNLCYRVNDVPEEFMYNPVTRVYGEPHKRPEVQNATIEFMAPSEYMLRPPQPPVYLFVFDVSHNAIETGYLNTVCKTLLDNLDLLPGNTRTKIGFITFDSTIHFYSLQEGLSQPQMLIVSDIEDVFIPMPENLLVNLNENKELIQDLLRTLPQMFTKSLETQSALGPALQAAFKLMSPTGGRISVFQTQLPSVGMGALKSREEPNQRATAKEIHLTPSTDFYKKLALDCSGQQVAVDLFLLSGQYSDLASLGCISRYSAGSVYYYQSYHHKHNPVQVEKLQKELKRYLTRKIGFEAVMRIRCTKGLSIHTFHGNFFVRSTDLLSLPNVNPDAGYAVQMSVEESLTDMQVVSFQSALLYTSSKGERRIRVHTMCLPVVTTLSDVYAGADVQAITGLLANMAVDRSVSATLSDARDALVNAVIDSLSAYRSSVLSIQQPGLMAPSSLRLFPLYVLALLKQKAFQTGTNARLDERIFTMCQVKNQPLVYLMLMTHPSLYRVDNLTDEGALNINDRTIPQPPILQLSVEKLSRDGAYLMDAGSVMFLWIGKSCGQSFISQVLGVPNYGSIPQNMTHLPELETAESIRTIAFISWLREQRPFFPILYIIKDDSPLKSSFLQNMIEDRTESALSYYEFLLHIQQQVNK; encoded by the exons ATGGCCCAGCCCGCCGGGCCCGCCGCTGCCTGCCGAGCTCAGGGCGCCGGCCGGCAGCCCTACAGCAACG gtCCTGTTCAAAATCAGATGATGCATTCTTCAGATGCCCAGGGATACAACCCTGCCGTTCCAGGATCGTACTCCCATCAGAAGGTTCCTCCCCATCAGCCTTCTGGACAGTACAACTACAGCGGCTCCCCGAATGTTTCTCAATTCAACAGTTATCAAGGGCCTGGGCAGACTCTCAACAGACCACCAGTGGCACCTCTCTCTGGGTCACCAGTGCAGCAAACAGGTCCTGTACCTCAAGTGCCGCCGCCTGCGTTGCAAAACTCAGCTGCTATATCATCTGCTGGTAGCTTTCCTCCCGGAGCTGGCCCCCCGATGCTTTCCAACTGGCAGTACAGCCAGAGCGCCCTGAGTCACCCGGCTGGGACACCAACAAGCCACTTGGCTCACGGGACGGGGACAGGGTCAGCTCAGCCATCGCCCTCGTTATCAGGAAATACAAATCCTCCAGGAAGTTATCAGTATGCTGCTTCTCCGGGAGGTCCCTCGCTTCAGAACAGCTATATGAAGCCAG GATCAGCACCTCCACCAGTGACTCAGCCTTTAACTCCTCTCCACCCCCCAAGGCCACCTTTGGGACCCCCACCGGTTGGTGGTCCACCTTTAATTAGGCCATCAACGCTGACAGCGGGACCACCTAATGCACAGCCTCTGCTAAACTCAGCTGCAAATCAAGAAG GTGATGCTACATCTGCTGCTAGCGATGGGTCTGCGGTCCAAAATAGCTATGATGCAATAGAAGGAGGTGGCCTCATGG CAACCCCACATCCTTCTCCTGCACCCCCGAATCTTAAGATGAACAGAAATGTTGGCTATTCTTACCCTGCCTTGCCACCAGGCTACCAAAATACTTCACCACCTGGAGCACCAGGAATGCAAGCATCTGCTTTGCAATATCCAGATGGATCAAAACATTTCCACCag CCTCCCCTAGGCACTAATCACTTAACTGCATCTATGGGTTCCCTGAGCCTCCAGCAAGAAGGATTAAGACCTGTGAATcttcttcaagaaagaaatattcttcCTACAACCATCTTACAGGCTCCTGTCCCAAACTTGCATGAAGACATCCAGAAGCTCAATTGTAATCCAGA GTTGTTCCGCTGTACCCTGACCAACATTCCTCAAACTCAGGCCTTATTGAATAAAGCCAAACTTCCTTTGGGGCTCCTGCTTCATCCTTTCAAAGACTTATCG caatTGCCAGTGGTCACTTCAAGCACTATTGTGAGATGTCGTTCCTGCCGGACGTATATTAACCCTTTCGTCAGCTTTTTAGACCAAAGGAGATGGAAATGCAATTTGTGCTATAGAGTGAATGATG TTCCTGAAGAATTCATGTATAATCCTGTGACGAGAGTTTATGGAGAACCTCATAAAAGACCTGAAGTCCAGAATGCTACTATTGAGTTTATGGCTCCATCTGAATACATG CTACGTCCACCTCAGCCACCTGTGTACCTCTTTGTATTTGATGTTTCTCATAATGCAATAGAGACAGGATACTTGAATACAGTCTGCAAGACCTTGTTAGACAATCTTGACCT GCTTCCCGGGAATACTAGAACAAAAATAGGCTTCATCACATTTGACAGCACAATCCATTTCTACAGTCTTCAGGAAGGTCTCTCTCAGCCTCAGATGCTTATAGTTTCAGATATTGAAG atgtaTTTATACCAATGCCAGAAAACTTATTagtaaatttaaatgaaaataaagag CTTATTCAAGATCTACTGAGGACCTTGCCACAAATGTTTACCAAGTCCCTGGAAACTCAGAGTGCTCTTGGACCTGCATTACAGGCAGCCTTTAAACTGATGTCCCCCACTGGAGGTAGAATCTCTGTCTTCCAGACACAGCTTCCATCTGTGGGAATGGGAGCACTGAAATCGCGAGAAGAACCAAACCAAAGAGCAACTGCAAAG GAGATACATCTGACTCCATCAACTGACTTTTACAAGAAGTTAGCCTTGGACTGCTCAGGACAACAGGTTGCAGtggatttatttcttcttagtGGACAATATTCTGACTTAGCTTCTCTAG GTTGTATATCAAGATATTCGGCAGGTAGTGTCTATTACTACCAATCTTACCATCACAAACACAACCCTGTCCAAGTGGAGAAATTGCAAAAGGAGTTGAAACGATATTTAACTAGAAAAATTGGATTTGAGGCTGTCATGAGGATAAGATGCACCAAAG GTCTTTCCATTCATACCTTCCATGGGAACTTCTTCGTAAGATCTACAGATCTGTTGTCATTACCCAACGTAAACCCAGATGCAGGATATGCCGTGCAAATGTCAGTAGAAGAGAGCCTTACTGATATGCAGGTCGTTTCTTTTCAGTCAGCTCTTCTGTACACATCCAGTAAAG GTGAAAGAAGAATTCGTGTCCACACGATGTGCTTACCTGTTGTAACAACGCTGAGTGACGTCTATGCAGGGGCAGATGTGCAAGCTATCACAGGGCTGTTAGCCAATATGG ctgtggACCGATCAGTTTCTGCTACCCTGAGTGATGCTCGAGATGCTTTGGTCAACGCAGTGATAGACTCCTTATCTGCTTACCGTTCATCAGTCCTAAGCATTCAACAGCCTGGTTTAATGGCCCCCAGTTCACTACGGCTCTTCCCACTTTACGTACTGGCACTCTTAAAACAG aaagcatttcaaacTGGGACGAACGCACGTTTAGACGAACGCATTTTTACCATGTGTCAGGTGAAAAACCAGCCCCTTGTTTACCTCATGCTTATGACACATCCCAGTTTGTACAGAGTTGATAATCTCACAGATGAG gGAGCTCTTAACATAAATGACAGAACTATACCTCAGCCACCCATTCTCCAGCTGTCAGTGGAGAAGTTGAGTAGGGATGGTGCCTACCTTATGGATGCTGGCTCT GTAATGTTTCTGTGGATTGGAAAGAGCTGTGGGCAGAGCTTTATCAGCCAAGTCCTTGGAGTTCCAAATTACGGCTCAATACCACAGAACATG ACACATCTGCCAGAGCTTGAAACTGCAGAATCCATCAGAACAATAGCTTTCATTTCTTGGCTGAGAGAACAGAGACCTTTCTTTCCTATCCTAT